A window of the Streptomyces luomodiensis genome harbors these coding sequences:
- the rpsQ gene encoding 30S ribosomal protein S17, which yields MSETNVTENATQNRGFRKTREGLVVSDKMDKTVVVAVEDRVKHALYGKVIRRTNKLKAHDEQNAAGVGDRVLLMETRPLSATKRWRVVEILEKAK from the coding sequence ATGAGCGAGACGAATGTGACTGAGAACGCAACGCAGAACCGCGGCTTCCGCAAGACCCGTGAGGGTCTGGTCGTCAGCGACAAGATGGACAAGACCGTCGTCGTCGCCGTCGAGGACCGCGTCAAGCACGCGCTGTACGGCAAGGTCATCCGCCGTACCAACAAGCTCAAGGCGCACGACGAGCAGAACGCCGCGGGTGTCGGCGACCGCGTCCTCCTGATGGAGACCCGGCCGCTGTCCGCGACCAAGCGCTGGCGCGTCGTCGAGATCCTCGAGAAGGCCAAGTAG
- the rplD gene encoding 50S ribosomal protein L4 has protein sequence MSTIDILSPAGDKAGTVELPAEIFDAQVSVPLIHQVVVAQLAAARQGTHKTKTRGEVRGGGKKPYRQKGTGRARQGSTRAPQFAGGGTVHGPVPRDYSQRTPKKMKAAALRGALSDRARHDRIHVVTGVVDGDISTKAAKALLGKISERKNVLLVAERSDEAAWLSARNLPQVHILEPGQLNTYDVLVSDDVVFTKAAFESFVAGPKAAEKTEGSAA, from the coding sequence ATGAGCACCATTGACATCCTTTCGCCGGCAGGCGACAAGGCCGGGACCGTCGAGCTCCCCGCGGAGATCTTCGACGCGCAGGTCAGCGTTCCGCTGATCCACCAGGTCGTCGTCGCCCAGCTGGCCGCTGCCCGCCAGGGCACGCACAAGACGAAGACCCGCGGCGAGGTCCGTGGCGGTGGCAAGAAGCCGTACCGCCAGAAGGGCACCGGCCGCGCGCGCCAGGGTTCGACCCGCGCGCCGCAGTTCGCCGGCGGTGGCACCGTGCACGGCCCCGTGCCGCGCGACTACAGCCAGCGCACCCCGAAGAAGATGAAGGCCGCCGCGCTGCGTGGCGCCCTCTCCGACCGGGCGCGCCACGACCGGATTCACGTCGTGACCGGCGTGGTCGACGGCGACATCTCCACCAAGGCCGCGAAGGCCCTGCTGGGCAAGATCAGCGAGCGCAAGAACGTGCTGCTGGTCGCCGAGCGGAGCGACGAGGCCGCGTGGCTGTCCGCCCGCAACCTGCCCCAGGTGCACATCCTGGAGCCGGGCCAGCTGAACACGTACGACGTGCTCGTCTCCGACGACGTGGTCTTCACCAAGGCCGCCTTCGAGTCCTTCGTGGCTGGTCCCAAGGCCGCTGAGAAGACCGAAGGGAGCGCCGCCTGA
- the rplB gene encoding 50S ribosomal protein L2: MGIRKYKPTTPGRRGSSVADFVEITRSTPEKSLVRPLHSKGGRNNAGRITVRHQGGGHKRAYRVIDFRRHDKDGVPAKVAHIEYDPNRTARIALLHYADGEKRYILAPRGLSQGDRIENGPGADIKPGNNLSLRNIPVGTTLHAIELRPGGGAKFARSAGASVQLLAKEGSMAHLRMPSGEIRLVDVRCRATVGEVGNAEQSNINWGKAGRMRWKGVRPTVRGVVMNPVDHPHGGGEGKTSGGRHPVSPWGQKEGRTRSPKKASNKYIVRRRKTNKKR, encoded by the coding sequence ATGGGTATCCGCAAGTACAAGCCGACGACCCCGGGCCGTCGTGGCTCCAGCGTCGCCGACTTCGTCGAGATCACGCGGTCCACGCCGGAGAAGTCGCTGGTCCGCCCGCTGCACAGCAAGGGTGGTCGTAACAACGCCGGCCGCATCACGGTCCGCCACCAGGGTGGCGGTCACAAGCGTGCGTACCGCGTGATCGACTTCCGCCGTCACGACAAGGACGGCGTCCCGGCGAAGGTCGCACACATCGAGTACGACCCCAACCGCACCGCGCGCATCGCGCTGCTGCACTACGCCGACGGCGAGAAGCGCTACATCCTCGCGCCGCGCGGCCTGTCGCAGGGCGACCGGATCGAGAACGGCCCCGGCGCCGACATCAAGCCCGGTAACAACCTGTCGCTGCGCAACATCCCGGTTGGTACCACTCTCCACGCCATCGAGCTGCGGCCCGGCGGCGGCGCGAAGTTCGCCCGCTCCGCGGGTGCCTCCGTGCAGCTGCTGGCGAAGGAGGGCTCCATGGCCCACCTGCGCATGCCGTCCGGTGAGATCCGCCTGGTCGACGTCCGCTGCCGCGCCACCGTCGGCGAGGTCGGCAACGCCGAGCAGTCGAACATCAACTGGGGCAAGGCCGGCCGCATGCGCTGGAAGGGCGTCCGCCCGACCGTTCGTGGTGTGGTCATGAACCCCGTCGACCACCCGCACGGTGGTGGTGAGGGCAAGACCTCCGGTGGTCGCCACCCGGTCTCGCCGTGGGGTCAGAAGGAGGGCCGTACGCGCTCGCCGAAGAAGGCCAGCAACAAGTACATCGTCCGCCGCCGCAAGACGAACAAGAAGCGCTAG
- the rpmC gene encoding 50S ribosomal protein L29 yields the protein MAAGTKASELRELNNEDLVGKLREAKEELFNLRFQAATGQLENHGRLKAVRKDIARIYTLMRERELGIETVESA from the coding sequence ATGGCGGCCGGTACCAAGGCGTCCGAGCTGCGTGAGCTGAACAACGAGGACCTCGTTGGCAAGCTCCGTGAGGCCAAGGAAGAGCTGTTCAACCTCCGCTTCCAGGCGGCGACCGGACAGCTTGAGAACCACGGCCGGCTGAAGGCCGTCCGCAAGGACATCGCCCGGATCTACACCCTGATGCGGGAGCGCGAGCTCGGCATCGAGACGGTGGAGAGCGCCTGA
- the rpsH gene encoding 30S ribosomal protein S8 codes for MTMTDPIADMLTRLRNANSAYHDSVVMPHSKIKSHIAEILQQEGYITGWKVEDAEVGKNLILELKFGPNRERSIAGIKRISKPGLRVYAKSTNLPKVLGGLGVAIISTSHGLLTDKQAGKKGVGGEVLAYVW; via the coding sequence ATGACCATGACCGATCCGATCGCAGACATGCTGACGCGTCTGCGAAACGCGAACTCGGCGTACCACGACTCCGTCGTGATGCCCCACAGCAAGATCAAGTCGCACATCGCGGAGATCCTCCAGCAGGAGGGCTACATCACCGGCTGGAAGGTCGAGGACGCCGAGGTCGGCAAGAACCTCATCCTCGAGCTGAAGTTCGGTCCGAACCGCGAGCGCTCGATCGCCGGCATCAAGCGGATCTCGAAGCCGGGCCTGCGGGTCTACGCAAAGTCCACCAACCTGCCGAAGGTGCTCGGCGGCCTGGGCGTGGCGATCATCTCCACGTCGCACGGGCTCCTCACCGACAAGCAGGCCGGCAAGAAGGGCGTGGGTGGGGAAGTCCTCGCCTACGTCTGGTAA
- the rplR gene encoding 50S ribosomal protein L18 yields the protein MAYGVKIAKGDARKAAAVKRRHIRVRKRVSGTPARPRLVVTRSNRHMVAQVIDDIAGHTLASASTLDSSIRAAEGDKSAQAQQVGALVAERAKAAGVEAVVFDRGGNRYAGRIAALADAAREAGLKF from the coding sequence ATGGCATACGGTGTGAAGATCGCCAAGGGCGACGCCCGTAAGGCTGCCGCCGTCAAGCGCCGTCACATCCGCGTCCGCAAGCGGGTCTCCGGTACGCCGGCCCGTCCCCGCCTGGTCGTGACGCGGTCCAACCGTCACATGGTGGCGCAGGTCATCGACGACATCGCGGGCCACACCCTGGCCTCGGCGTCGACCCTGGACAGCTCCATCCGGGCGGCCGAGGGCGACAAGAGCGCCCAGGCGCAGCAGGTCGGCGCCCTGGTGGCCGAGCGGGCGAAGGCCGCGGGTGTCGAGGCCGTCGTGTTCGACCGCGGTGGCAACAGGTACGCCGGGCGGATCGCCGCTCTGGCGGACGCCGCCCGTGAGGCCGGGCTGAAGTTCTGA
- the rplX gene encoding 50S ribosomal protein L24 — MKIKKGDLVQVITGKDKGKQGKVIAAFPREDRVLVEGVNRVKKHTKAGQTARGSKTGGIVTTEAPIHVSNVQLVVEKDGKKVVTRVGYRFDDEGNKIRVAKRTGEDI; from the coding sequence ATGAAGATCAAGAAGGGCGACCTGGTCCAGGTCATCACCGGTAAGGACAAGGGCAAGCAGGGCAAGGTCATCGCGGCCTTCCCGCGCGAGGACCGTGTCCTGGTCGAGGGTGTCAACCGGGTCAAGAAGCACACCAAGGCCGGCCAGACCGCTCGTGGTTCGAAGACCGGCGGCATCGTGACGACCGAGGCCCCGATCCACGTGAGCAACGTTCAGCTCGTGGTGGAGAAGGACGGCAAGAAGGTCGTCACCCGCGTCGGATACCGCTTCGACGACGAGGGCAACAAGATCCGCGTTGCCAAGCGGACCGGTGAGGACATCTGA
- the rplN gene encoding 50S ribosomal protein L14, with protein MIQQESRLRVADNTGAKEILCIRVLGGSGRRYAGIGDVIVATVKDAIPGGNVKKGDVVKAVIVRTVKERRRQDGSYIRFDENAAVILKNDGDPRGTRIFGPVGRELREKKFMKIISLAPEVL; from the coding sequence GTGATCCAGCAGGAGTCGCGACTGCGCGTCGCCGACAACACGGGAGCGAAGGAGATCCTTTGCATCCGTGTTCTCGGTGGCTCCGGTCGCCGCTACGCGGGCATTGGTGACGTCATCGTCGCCACCGTCAAGGACGCGATCCCCGGTGGCAACGTGAAGAAGGGTGACGTCGTCAAGGCGGTCATCGTGCGCACCGTCAAGGAGCGCCGCCGCCAGGACGGTTCGTACATCCGCTTCGACGAGAACGCGGCCGTCATCCTCAAGAACGATGGCGACCCCCGTGGCACCCGTATCTTCGGCCCGGTGGGCCGTGAGCTGCGCGAGAAGAAGTTCATGAAGATCATCTCCCTCGCGCCGGAGGTGCTGTAA
- a CDS encoding type Z 30S ribosomal protein S14: MAKKALIAKAARKPKFGVRAYTRCQRCGRPHSVYRKFGLCRVCLREMAHRGELPGVTKSSW; the protein is encoded by the coding sequence GTGGCGAAGAAGGCTCTTATTGCCAAGGCCGCCCGCAAGCCCAAGTTCGGCGTGCGTGCGTACACGCGCTGCCAGCGCTGCGGTCGTCCGCACTCCGTGTACCGCAAGTTCGGCCTGTGCCGCGTGTGCCTTCGTGAGATGGCTCACCGTGGCGAGCTGCCGGGCGTGACCAAGAGCTCCTGGTAA
- the rplC gene encoding 50S ribosomal protein L3 codes for MAKQIKGVLGEKLGMTQVWDENNRVVPVTVVKAGPCVVTQVRTDDADGYSAVQIAFGEIDPRKVNKPLKGHFAKADVTPRRHLVELRTADAGEYTLGQEVTAEVFESGVKVDVTGTSKGKGTAGVMKRHGFGGLGAGHGTQRKHRSPGSIGGCATPGRVFKGLRMAGRMGNERVTTQNLTVHAVDAEKGLLLIKGAVPGPNGGLVLVRTAAKGA; via the coding sequence AAGGGCGTCCTGGGCGAGAAGCTCGGCATGACGCAGGTCTGGGACGAGAACAACCGTGTCGTCCCGGTCACCGTCGTCAAGGCCGGTCCCTGCGTCGTGACCCAGGTCCGTACCGATGACGCGGACGGCTACAGCGCCGTCCAGATCGCCTTCGGCGAGATCGACCCGCGCAAGGTGAACAAGCCCCTCAAGGGCCACTTCGCCAAGGCCGATGTGACCCCGCGCCGCCACCTGGTGGAGCTCCGTACCGCCGACGCCGGTGAGTACACGCTCGGCCAGGAGGTCACCGCCGAGGTGTTCGAGTCCGGTGTCAAGGTCGACGTGACCGGCACCAGCAAGGGCAAGGGCACCGCCGGTGTCATGAAGCGCCACGGCTTCGGCGGCCTCGGCGCCGGCCACGGCACCCAGCGCAAGCACCGCTCGCCGGGCTCCATCGGTGGCTGCGCCACCCCGGGCCGCGTGTTCAAGGGCCTGCGCATGGCCGGCCGCATGGGCAATGAGCGGGTCACCACCCAGAACCTGACCGTCCACGCCGTTGACGCGGAGAAGGGTCTGCTCCTGATCAAGGGAGCGGTTCCTGGTCCGAACGGCGGCCTCGTCCTGGTCCGTACCGCGGCCAAGGGGGCCTGA
- the rplF gene encoding 50S ribosomal protein L6 gives MSRIGKLPIQVPAGVDVTIDGRTVAVKGPKGSLSHTVAAPIEVAKGEDNVLVVSRPNDERQNKALHGLSRTLVANMITGVTQGYSKALEISGVGYRVQAKGSNLEFSLGYSHPILVEAPEGITFKVESPTKLSVEGIDKQKVGEVAANIRKLRKPDPYKAKGVKYAGEVIRRKVGKAGK, from the coding sequence ATGTCGCGCATTGGCAAGCTGCCCATCCAGGTTCCCGCTGGTGTGGACGTCACCATCGATGGCCGCACGGTCGCCGTGAAGGGTCCCAAGGGCTCTCTCTCGCACACCGTCGCCGCGCCGATCGAGGTCGCCAAGGGTGAGGACAACGTGCTCGTTGTCAGCCGCCCGAACGACGAGCGTCAGAACAAGGCCCTGCACGGCCTGTCCCGCACGCTGGTGGCGAACATGATCACCGGCGTGACCCAGGGCTACAGCAAGGCGCTCGAGATCAGCGGTGTCGGTTACCGCGTCCAGGCGAAGGGCTCCAACCTGGAGTTCTCCCTGGGCTACAGCCACCCGATCCTGGTCGAGGCCCCCGAGGGCATCACCTTCAAGGTGGAGTCCCCGACCAAGCTGAGCGTCGAGGGCATCGACAAGCAGAAGGTCGGCGAGGTCGCCGCGAACATCCGCAAGCTGCGCAAGCCCGACCCGTACAAGGCCAAGGGCGTGAAGTACGCGGGCGAGGTCATCCGCCGCAAGGTCGGAAAGGCTGGTAAGTAA
- the rpmD gene encoding 50S ribosomal protein L30, whose product MARLKITQTKSYIGSKQNHRDTLRSLGLKKLGDVVVKEDRPEFRGMAQTVRHLVTVEEVD is encoded by the coding sequence ATGGCCCGCCTGAAGATCACGCAGACGAAGTCCTACATCGGCAGCAAGCAGAACCACCGCGACACGCTGCGTTCGCTCGGGCTGAAGAAGCTCGGCGACGTGGTTGTCAAGGAGGACCGCCCCGAGTTCCGCGGCATGGCGCAGACCGTGCGGCACCTCGTGACGGTCGAGGAGGTCGACTGA
- the rplV gene encoding 50S ribosomal protein L22, giving the protein MEARAQARYIRVTPMKARRVVDLIRGMSATEAQAVLRFAPQAASVPVGKVLDSAIANAAHNYDHTDADSLYISEAYVDEGPTLKRFRPRAQGRAYRIRKRTSHITVVVSSKEGTR; this is encoded by the coding sequence ATGGAAGCCAGGGCCCAGGCGCGGTACATCCGCGTCACGCCCATGAAGGCCCGCCGCGTGGTGGACCTCATCCGTGGCATGAGCGCCACGGAGGCTCAGGCGGTCCTGCGTTTCGCCCCGCAGGCCGCGAGCGTGCCGGTCGGCAAGGTGCTGGACAGCGCCATCGCCAACGCCGCGCACAACTACGACCACACCGACGCCGACAGCCTCTACATCTCCGAGGCGTACGTCGACGAGGGCCCGACCCTGAAGCGGTTCCGTCCGCGCGCCCAGGGCCGCGCCTACCGGATCCGCAAGCGGACCAGCCACATCACCGTGGTCGTCAGCAGCAAGGAAGGAACCCGGTAA
- the rplO gene encoding 50S ribosomal protein L15 — protein sequence MAENNPLKVHNLRPAPGAKTAKTRVGRGEASKGKTAGRGTKGTKARYQVPERFEGGQMPLHMRLPKLKGFKNPFRTEYQVVNLDKLAALYPEGGEVTKAGLVAKGAVRKNQLVKVLGTGEVSVALQVTVDAVSGSAKEKITAAGGTVTELG from the coding sequence ATGGCGGAGAACAACCCGCTGAAGGTCCACAACCTCCGGCCCGCCCCGGGCGCCAAGACCGCCAAGACCCGTGTCGGTCGTGGTGAGGCGTCCAAGGGTAAGACCGCTGGTCGTGGCACCAAGGGCACCAAGGCCCGCTACCAGGTTCCGGAGCGCTTCGAGGGTGGGCAGATGCCCCTCCACATGCGGCTCCCGAAGCTCAAGGGCTTCAAGAACCCCTTCCGTACCGAGTACCAGGTCGTGAACCTGGACAAGCTCGCCGCGCTCTACCCCGAGGGTGGCGAGGTCACCAAGGCGGGTCTGGTCGCCAAGGGTGCGGTGCGGAAGAACCAGCTCGTCAAGGTGCTGGGCACCGGTGAGGTCTCCGTGGCGCTCCAGGTGACGGTCGACGCCGTCTCCGGCTCCGCCAAGGAGAAGATCACCGCTGCCGGCGGCACCGTCACCGAGCTCGGCTGA
- the rpsS gene encoding 30S ribosomal protein S19 yields the protein MPRSLKKGPFVDDHLIKKVDTQNEAGTKNVIKTWSRRSMIVPAMLGHTIAVHDGRKHVPVFVTESMVGHKLGEFAPTRTFRGHEKDDRKSRRR from the coding sequence ATGCCGCGCAGTCTCAAGAAGGGGCCCTTCGTCGACGACCACCTGATCAAGAAGGTGGACACGCAGAACGAAGCCGGCACCAAGAACGTCATCAAGACCTGGTCCCGCCGCTCGATGATCGTCCCGGCCATGCTCGGCCACACGATCGCGGTGCACGACGGCCGCAAGCACGTCCCGGTGTTCGTCACCGAGTCGATGGTCGGCCACAAGCTCGGCGAGTTCGCGCCGACCCGCACCTTCCGCGGCCATGAGAAGGACGACCGCAAGTCGCGTCGTCGCTGA
- the rpsE gene encoding 30S ribosomal protein S5 produces MAGPQRRGGGAGGGERRDRKDRRDGGAAAEKTAYVERVVAINRVAKVVKGGRRFSFTALVVVGDGDGTVGVGYGKAKEVPAAIAKGVEEAKKHFFKVPRIAGTIPHPIQGEEAAGVVLLKPASPGTGVIAGGPVRAVLECAGIHDVLSKSLGSSNPINIVHATVAALQGLQRPEEIAARRGLPLEDVAPAALLRARAGVGV; encoded by the coding sequence ATGGCTGGACCCCAGCGCCGCGGTGGCGGCGCCGGTGGCGGCGAGCGGCGGGACCGGAAGGACCGGCGGGACGGTGGCGCTGCCGCCGAGAAGACCGCTTACGTCGAGCGCGTTGTCGCGATCAACCGCGTCGCCAAGGTTGTGAAGGGTGGTCGTCGCTTCAGCTTCACCGCGCTGGTCGTGGTGGGCGACGGTGACGGCACCGTGGGTGTCGGTTACGGCAAGGCCAAGGAGGTGCCGGCCGCGATCGCCAAGGGCGTGGAGGAGGCCAAGAAGCACTTCTTCAAGGTCCCCCGGATCGCCGGCACCATCCCGCACCCGATCCAGGGTGAGGAGGCCGCGGGTGTCGTGCTGCTGAAGCCGGCGTCCCCCGGTACCGGTGTGATCGCCGGTGGCCCGGTGCGCGCCGTGCTGGAGTGCGCGGGCATCCACGACGTGCTCAGCAAGTCGCTCGGCTCGTCGAACCCGATCAACATCGTGCACGCCACGGTGGCCGCTCTGCAGGGCCTTCAGCGCCCCGAGGAGATCGCCGCCCGTCGTGGTCTGCCGCTGGAGGACGTCGCCCCCGCCGCTCTGCTGCGGGCGCGTGCCGGGGTGGGTGTGTGA
- the rplW gene encoding 50S ribosomal protein L23, with the protein MSEATAVTSKTFTDPRDVLVKPVVSEKSYALLDENKYTFIVDPRANKTQIKQAVEAVFSVKVTGVNTINRQGKRKRTRTGFGKRKDTKRAIVTLAEGDRIDIFGGPVS; encoded by the coding sequence ATGAGTGAGGCGACCGCTGTCACCAGCAAGACCTTCACCGACCCCCGCGACGTTCTCGTCAAGCCGGTGGTCTCGGAGAAGAGCTACGCGCTGCTGGACGAGAACAAGTACACGTTCATCGTCGACCCGCGCGCCAACAAGACCCAGATCAAGCAGGCCGTCGAGGCGGTCTTCTCGGTCAAGGTCACCGGGGTCAACACGATCAACCGGCAGGGCAAGCGCAAGCGCACCCGCACCGGTTTCGGCAAGCGCAAGGACACCAAGCGCGCCATCGTGACCCTCGCCGAGGGCGACCGTATCGACATCTTCGGCGGCCCGGTCTCCTAA
- the rplP gene encoding 50S ribosomal protein L16, which produces MLIPRRVKHRKQHHPKRSGMAKGGTELAFGEYGIQAVTPAYVTNRQIEAARIAMTRHIKRGGKVWINIYPDRPLTKKPAETRMGSGKGSPEWWVANVKPGRVMFELSYPNEKTAREALTRAAHKLPMKCRIVRREAGES; this is translated from the coding sequence ATGCTGATCCCTCGCAGGGTCAAGCACCGCAAGCAGCACCACCCCAAGCGGTCCGGCATGGCCAAGGGCGGTACGGAGCTGGCGTTCGGCGAGTACGGCATCCAGGCCGTCACCCCGGCGTACGTCACCAACCGTCAGATCGAGGCCGCTCGTATCGCGATGACCCGCCACATCAAGCGTGGCGGCAAGGTCTGGATCAACATCTACCCGGACCGTCCGCTGACGAAGAAGCCCGCTGAGACCCGTATGGGTTCCGGTAAGGGTTCGCCGGAGTGGTGGGTCGCGAACGTCAAGCCCGGCCGGGTGATGTTCGAGCTGTCCTACCCGAACGAGAAGACTGCGCGTGAGGCGCTCACCCGCGCTGCTCACAAGCTCCCGATGAAGTGCCGGATCGTGCGGCGCGAGGCAGGTGAGTCGTGA
- the rpsC gene encoding 30S ribosomal protein S3: MGQKVNPHGFRLGITTDFKSRWYADKLYKDYVKEDVAIRRMMTKGMERAGISKVEIERTRDRVRVDIHTARPGIVIGRRGAEADRIRGELEKLTGKQVQLNILEVKNPETDAQLVAQAVAEQLSSRVSFRRAMRKSMQSSMKAGARGIKIQCGGRLGGAEMSRSEFYREGRVPLHTLRANVDYGFFEARTTFGRIGVKVWIYKGDVKNIAEVRAENAAARAGNRPSRGSDRPQRRGGERGGRGRKPQQSAAATEAKAEAPAAAAAEPSAAGKES, from the coding sequence ATGGGCCAGAAGGTAAACCCGCACGGGTTCCGGCTCGGCATCACCACCGACTTCAAGTCCCGGTGGTACGCCGACAAGCTGTACAAGGACTACGTCAAGGAAGACGTCGCCATCCGCCGGATGATGACGAAGGGCATGGAGCGCGCCGGTATCTCCAAGGTGGAGATCGAGCGCACCCGTGACCGCGTCCGCGTCGACATCCACACCGCCCGGCCGGGCATCGTCATCGGCCGTCGCGGCGCGGAGGCCGACCGTATCCGCGGCGAGCTGGAGAAGCTCACCGGCAAGCAGGTGCAGCTGAACATCCTCGAGGTGAAGAACCCCGAGACCGACGCTCAGCTGGTCGCCCAGGCCGTCGCCGAGCAGCTCTCCTCCCGCGTCTCCTTCCGTCGTGCGATGCGCAAGTCGATGCAGAGCTCGATGAAGGCCGGCGCCCGCGGCATCAAGATCCAGTGCGGTGGCCGTCTCGGCGGCGCCGAGATGTCCCGCTCGGAGTTCTACCGCGAGGGCCGGGTGCCCCTGCACACCCTCCGGGCCAACGTCGACTACGGCTTCTTCGAGGCCAGGACCACCTTCGGCCGCATCGGCGTCAAGGTGTGGATCTACAAGGGCGACGTCAAGAACATCGCCGAGGTCCGCGCCGAGAACGCCGCCGCCCGCGCCGGCAACCGTCCGTCGCGTGGCAGCGACCGCCCGCAGCGCCGTGGTGGCGAGCGCGGTGGCCGCGGCCGTAAGCCGCAGCAGTCGGCCGCCGCCACCGAGGCCAAGGCCGAGGCGCCCGCCGCCGCGGCCGCTGAGCCCAGCGCCGCCGGAAAGGAGAGCTGA
- the rplE gene encoding 50S ribosomal protein L5 has product MTATTTAPRLKTRYREEIQGKLQEQFSYENVMQIPGLTKVVVNMGVGDAARDSKLIEGAIRDLATITGQKPAVTKARKSIAQFKLREGQPIGAHVTLRGDRMWEFLDRLVSLALPRIRDFRGLSPKQFDGRGNYTFGLTEQVMFHEIDQDKIDRVRGMDITVVTTATNDEEGRALLRHLGFPFKEA; this is encoded by the coding sequence ATGACTGCCACCACCACTGCACCGCGTCTCAAGACGCGCTACCGCGAAGAGATCCAGGGCAAGCTGCAGGAGCAGTTCTCGTACGAGAACGTCATGCAGATCCCCGGTCTGACCAAGGTCGTGGTCAACATGGGTGTGGGCGACGCCGCCCGCGACTCCAAGCTGATCGAGGGCGCCATCCGCGACCTCGCCACGATCACCGGCCAGAAGCCCGCCGTCACCAAGGCCCGCAAGTCCATCGCGCAGTTCAAGCTGCGTGAGGGTCAGCCGATCGGTGCCCACGTCACCCTCCGCGGTGACCGCATGTGGGAGTTCCTGGACCGTCTGGTGTCGCTCGCGCTGCCGCGCATCCGCGACTTCCGCGGTCTGTCGCCGAAGCAGTTCGACGGCCGGGGCAACTACACCTTCGGTCTCACGGAGCAGGTCATGTTCCACGAGATCGACCAGGACAAGATCGACCGCGTCCGGGGTATGGACATCACCGTGGTGACCACGGCGACCAACGACGAAGAGGGCCGGGCCCTGCTGCGTCACCTCGGCTTCCCGTTCAAGGAGGCGTGA